The following DNA comes from Tunturibacter psychrotolerans.
GGTAGTGGTCTTCGCTCTCGGCGAGGGCTTGCTCAGCCTTCTTGCGGCGAGTGATATCGACGACTGAGACGGAGACTCCGATGACCTCGTCGGCCTCGTCGCGAGCGGGATGGAAGGAGATGAGGTGAGTGCGTTTTTCGTTGAGGGGGGTCGGATCGGGATAGCAGATTTCGAGGTTGTTGCTGGCCTCTCCGTTGAGGGCGCGGAGGAGATAGGGTTCGCAGAGGGGGAAGACGGAGGGCATGACCTCGGAGACATAACGGCCGAGGTGCGCGGCAACGGGGAGGTGATGCATTTCGGCGAGACGGCGGTTGACGCTGACGTAGCGCAGGTTGCGATCGATGAAGCAGAGGCCGACAGGGACGCCGTCGTAGATGGCATTGAGCTGGGCGAGGCGCTGGGTGGGAAGAGCTTCGAGGCGGAGAGGAAGGGTGGAGTTGGCGACGGGCGAGCGTGGTTCGGCAGGGATGGGGGGCGGGTCGATTCTGGCGGCGAGGACGTCGGGAAGTTGTTCGGGGGGGACGGCGCGGCCGTAGAGCCAGCCCTGGCCGAGGTCGCAACCTAGCCAGAGGAGCATGTCTGCGATGATTTGATTTTCTACGCCTTCGGCGACGGTAGTGAGGCTGAGGCTGTTGCCCAGACCGACGATGGCGGCGGCGATCTTGCGGCTGTCGCGGGTGTGGCCCATGGAGCGGACGAAGCTGGCGTCGATCTTGAGTTCGTCGAAGGGGAGGGACTGGAGGTGGCGGAGGCTGGAATAGCCGGTTCCGAAGTCGTCGAGGGCGAGGCGGGAACCTTGTTCTTTGAGCTCGGTGGCGATGCGGTAGGCGTGCTCGGTGTTGCTGGCGAGGGCGCTCTCGGTGATCTCGAGGATGAGGCGGTTGAGGGGAAAGCTGGCCTGGTCGGCGGCGGCGCGGATGTGTTTGGGGAGGGAGAAGTCGGTGAGCTGGGTGAGGGAGATGTTGACCGAGAGGGTGAGGTGGTCGGGGATGTTTTTTGCGGCGGCGAAGACGGCTCGGAGGAGGTTTCCGGTAAGTTGACCGTTGAGGCCGGTGTCTTCGGCCAATGGAATGAACTCGTTAGGGGGGATGAGGCCACGGACGGGGTGCTGCCAACGCGCGAGAACTTCAAATCCGCTGAGCAGGCCCGTTCGAAGTTCTACCAGCGGTTGAAAGTACGGGATAATTTCGTTCTTCTCGAGCGCTCTACGCAGATCGTTCGCGTCTTCAGCAGCCATGGAAAAGACGATACTACGGGCCGGATGCAAG
Coding sequences within:
- a CDS encoding EAL domain-containing protein, producing MAAEDANDLRRALEKNEIIPYFQPLVELRTGLLSGFEVLARWQHPVRGLIPPNEFIPLAEDTGLNGQLTGNLLRAVFAAAKNIPDHLTLSVNISLTQLTDFSLPKHIRAAADQASFPLNRLILEITESALASNTEHAYRIATELKEQGSRLALDDFGTGYSSLRHLQSLPFDELKIDASFVRSMGHTRDSRKIAAAIVGLGNSLSLTTVAEGVENQIIADMLLWLGCDLGQGWLYGRAVPPEQLPDVLAARIDPPPIPAEPRSPVANSTLPLRLEALPTQRLAQLNAIYDGVPVGLCFIDRNLRYVSVNRRLAEMHHLPVAAHLGRYVSEVMPSVFPLCEPYLLRALNGEASNNLEICYPDPTPLNEKRTHLISFHPARDEADEVIGVSVSVVDITRRKKAEQALAESEDHYRHTVELNPQVPWTADPEGMILDASQRWESLTGLTIQESLGTGWIRALHPDDVQPTSRTWSAALRTGSPLDVQYRIRHVDGTWRWMRARAAPRRGIDGEIIRWYGTVEDVDDQKQAEQALRKSEARLQAVFDAAPIGIVIAEAPDGRVVMSNPRAEEILHRSELPLTVIDDYCRESISLTPQAASATGNTTPDHPLASAIMGGKSIGPTEYLRFRSDGTSAWISLTAAPVLDPDGKVSGGVVAIQDIDEDKREKQRLSDLNTILKVKLETHR